The following are encoded together in the Babylonia areolata isolate BAREFJ2019XMU chromosome 18, ASM4173473v1, whole genome shotgun sequence genome:
- the LOC143292772 gene encoding matrilin-3-like, translated as MQNFARQIIFHSDMDSGHQRMALLSFSYDVQVGFHLKDYGSRTEAYWAVDRLRYRAGSTNMVGLIKTLRKEVFSSVKGDRPEASNVVVLITDGEFRVRKHGITRQAELLRTKGTQIYIISIGVADTTALLTIASPPAHQNVFNLTSYSQLNEDLREQLNFCNQNTIRKGINVLTPPSAGNL; from the coding sequence ATGCAGAACTTTGCCAGGCAAATCATATTTCATTCAGACATGGACTCGGGCCACCAGCGTATGGCCCTGTTGAGTTTCAGTTATGATGTTCAGGTGGGCTTCCATCTGAAAGACTATGGGTCACGGACAGAAGCTTACTGGGCCGTTGACAGGCTGAGGTATCGTGCAGGCAGTACCAATATGGTGGGCTTGATCAAGACCCTTAGAAAGGAAGTCTTCTCCTCTGTAAAGGGAGATCGACCGGAAGCCAGTAATGTTGTTGTCCTGATAACTGATGGGGAGTTCAGAGTGCGCAAGCATGGCATCACCAGACAGGCTGAGCTCCTGCGTACAAAAGGAACCCAGATCTATATCATTAGCATTGGAGTGGCTGACACCACTGCCTTGCTCACCATTGCTTCTCCCCCAGCACATCAGAATGTCTTCAATTTGACCAGTTACTCTCAGCTGAATGAAGATCTACGAGAACAACTGAACTTCTGCAATCAGAACACCATTCGTAAAGGTATCAACGTTCTGACTCCTCCGTCGGCTGGGAATCTGTAG